The DNA window GAAATTTATGCTTACTATATAGGTGGCTATATCAATACTATGAGAAATGGTATTTATTTAGAATATTACTTATCTTTCCCTGTAACTTATGAAAAGGCTGTAAGAGAAAAAATCTTAAAATCTTTTGAAAAAGGTATCAGAAAATCTTTGCCTATACAAATTCAAGAAGATGAAAAAATAATGAAAAAATTTAGAGTAAAACATGGGTCAAATGAGCCTGCTGCCTATGCAGTTTGTGCCTTAAAGAAACTTAAAATAGAGCCAGAAGAAAATGAAAAAATATACTATGGAGTATTTGATTTTGGTGGAGGAACAACAGATTTTGATTTTGGTATTTGGAAAAATTCAGATGATGAAGATGAGTATGACTATGAATTAGAACATTTTGGAGCAGGTGGAGATATTCATTTAGGTGGAGAAAATATTTTAAAAGAACTAGCATATAAGGTTTTTTCTAATAATACTTCTGAGCTAAGAAAAAGAAAAATTCAATATGTAAGACCTGAATGGTCTCCTGAACTTTCAGGGGAAGAAACATTAGTTGAGAACACAAGGGAAGCAAAATTAAACACAAGAAAATTAGCAGAAGAAGGACTTAGAAATATTTGGGAAGAAAAAACTGATGGAAGAATAGATGAAATAAAGATAAATCTTTTTAATGCAGACGGTGTTTCTGAAAATGGAATTGAATTAAATGTTAATGAAGAAGAATTAAAAAATTTAATCAAAGATAAAATTGAAAAGGGAATTAAAAATTTCTTTATCAAATTAGAAGATGCTTTTAAGGATGAAGATGTTAAGAAAGTTCATATTTTCTTGGCAGGAAATTCTTGTAGACATTCTTTTGTAAATGAAATTTTTGAAAAATATGTAGCTGAAATGAAAGATAAGATGGAGTTAATTATTTATGACTTAAAAGCTATTAAAGAAAGTGATAATGACTCAAAGATAACTGGTAAAACAGGTGTTGCTTATGGACTTATATATTCAAGAAAGGGTGGAAGAATAAGAGTTACAAATAGAGATGAGAAAGAAAATGTAGCTAATGAAATTAATTTTAAATTCTATCTTGGAAATAGTAAAAAAGATAAATTCAATCCTATTATTACACCAAGTTCTAGCTATGGAAAGTTTGAATATTTAGGTATCTTAACTTCTGATATCTTTGAAATTTATTATACAAGTTCACCAGAAGCACAAACTGGAAAGATGGCAATAGGTAAAGATGACCCTAAAATAAAAAGAATTTCACTAAATGAAGATTACGATGAAGATGAGAAATATAGAATTTATATAAAAGCTGTTACACCAGATAAAATATCTTATGCTATTGTAAAGAAAGAAGAAGATATAGAAACAAAAGAAATTATAGAAGAAGGGGAAGTATTTTTAGATTAGATGGAGGCTAAAATGAATTATATCTATGTGAGAAAGTCTGAAATATTGAAAAAAGAGATAGTAGAAAATATAAAAATAAACTTATTTAATAGAAAAAAAGCCATTGAAGAGGGATTGAGTAAAGCAATCTCTCCAAATGGAAATATTCTTGTAAAATATGAAGATAAAAAATATATCTATAATATAAAAGTAAATAGATTATTTCCTGATTTAAAAAATTATAATTTTACTTCTCTAAATCTAGGTGAAAAAACTGTTCAAGATATTAAAAATATTTTTTCTGAGGAATTTAAAAATTTTGAAGAAATAGAAATATTATCAGAAGAAATTTATAGAAAAGTATTTTATAGGGAAAATAATAAATATATTGAAGAAGGAAGAATATTAAATACTAATAACATAATAGAAAATTATATTATTGAAAAAAATGGGGATTTACTTATTGTTAATAGCCAAGCAGAAGAAATTGAAAATAAAGAAGCAACATTGATACCAGTTATTAAAATTTTGGATATTGGAGATAATAATGACTCTAAAAAAGAACTTGAAGTAATTATTAAATCTTTTAAAGAAAATGAAATAGAGATCTCATTTGATAATATTGATAAAAGATATAAAGAGAAGTATGATGAATTAGTTGAGCTTTATAATGATATAGAAAAATATGATTTTTCTGAAGATAATTCTGATTATGATGAGATAGAAATTTTAAAGTCTTTTGAAGATGGAAAATTAGAACTTCCTTTAAATTTTATAGATGAGTATTTACAAAAACTTAAAAATATTGAAAAAACTAGATTAAATGAAAAAGAATATGATGATAAAATTTTTACAGATTATCAAAAAGGAAATTGGGATATATTCTCAGATAGTCAAGAAGATATAGAAAAGAGAGAATTAATAAAAATAGCAACTGATGAAAAATATTATGCAAAAAATCCTAAAGATGATATAAGAGAAGGAGGAATTGTTGCTATTGATTTTGGAACTAAGAGTACAGTTGTAGCAATTCAAACCCAAAATGAAAAAACAAGTCTTGTTAGAATAGCAGGAGACAGCTATAAGAGAAATGTTGAAACAAGTCAATTTGAAAATCCTACTATTATGGAATTTGTAGATATTAAAAGCTTTGAAAAGGCTTATTCTGAATCAAAAGGTAGACCTTTTACAGAATGGAATGATTTAAAAATTTCTTATGCAGCTAATTCAAGTTTTTTAGGAGGTTCAAAATTTATTTTGGAAGGACTAAAACAATGGGCTGGAAATAAAGATGAAAAACTTATAATTTATGATAAGAAAGGGAAAAGAATAGACTTAAAGCCATATATTGATGTAAAAAAAGATGAGTTTGACCCTATTGAGTATTATGCCTACTATATAGGAAGCTATATAAATAATATGTTTACAGGAAATATCTTTACAAAATATTTATTATCTTTTCCTATAAAATATGAAAAAGAAATTAGAGAGAAAATTTTAAAATCTTTTGAAAAAGGTATAAAAAAATCTTTACCTACAAGTATTTTAGAAAATGAAGAAATAATGAAAAATTTTCAAGTGTATAGAGGGGCTAATGAACCCACAGCATATTTCTTATGTGCTGGAAGAGAATTAGATAAATTTCCTAAAAAAGAAAATGAAAAACTATTCTATGGAATTTTTGACTTTGGTGGAGGAACAACAGATTTTTCTTTTGGAATATGTAAATATATAGGTCTTACTTTTAATAGATATGACTATGAAGTAATTCACTTTGGAGAAGGTGGGGATAAATTTTTAGGTGGAGAAAATATTCTAAAAAATTTAGCTTATGAAATATGTAAAAATAATTTAGTAGCATTAAAGGAAAAGGATATCCATTTTTATTGTCCAGTTGGTTGTAAAAAATTTGATGGTTATGAAGGAGTTTTAGATAACTCTTATGAAGCTATATACAATATAAAGCAAATAGCTGAAAAATTTAGAGGCTTCTGGGAAGAAGATGAGCTACAAAAAGAAATGTATATTTCAGAAGAAATAGGAGTTACTTTATTATCAAGCAAGGCTAGTAGTGAAAATATTACTTTAAAATTTAAAATAGAAAATTGTGAAGAAGTTATAAATACTATTATAAGAAAAGGAATAGAAAACTTTATAAGCCATTTAAAATTAGTGTTTAAAGATGAAAACTTAGGTGTAGATAAGATGGAAATATTTTTATCTGGAAATTCTAGTAAAAGTAAAAGATTTCAAAAAATATTTAAAGAGGAAATTCAAAAAATTGAAGATAGTGTAAAAAATAAGAAAGAGAATATTTTTAATATTAATTATCCAATAGAAAAGATAGATAAGAAAGATACTTTAGAAGTTAATGCTAAAACTGGAACTGCAATAGGACTTTTAGAATCAAGAAAAGGTGGAAGATTTAAAATGATAGACAAAGATGAGGAAAAAAATAATAATGAAATTAACTTTAGATATTATGTTGGCTATTTAAAAGATAGAAAATTTATAGAAGTTTTAGACTATAAAGTTGGTTATTATAATTGGATTAAATTTTTAGATGCCTCAGATATTGAAACTGAAATTTATTATACTCCTCAAGCTAATTCAATAGAAGGAGGTCTTTCAGGGGATAATGCATATTTAAAAAGAAAAACTATAACAATTTCTAAAGATTATCAAGATGATGAAACTTATATTTTTATTAGAGCAACTAAACCTGATAGAATAGAATATTGTGTTTCAACTGATAAGAAAATTAAGAAAAATGAGTTTATAGAAGAAGCACAAGAATTAGAATTAATATAATGATAAAAAATTCCCAACATTTATTCTTAAAAATTGGTTGTATAATAAATGGTGTTGATGGAAGAAATTTCTATTAGCATCATTTTTTAATAAAAAAAGTTGAGACAATAAAATTTTCCTGTTAAAATTAAATCGTACAAAATAACTATAAAGGAGGTGATTTCATTGTCTCTATCTAATTTTATCAAAACTATCTTAAATATTCAAGATGATAATATTTCTTTTCCAGAAGAAGATTATTGTCATATCATTCAAAAAGCTAATTATGTAATTAAAGTTTTTAAAGGATTTCTTAAATCTAATTATTGTTCTTGCCCTCATTGTAACTCTAAAAATATTGATGGTGCTATGTCTTTTATCTTTGCTGATTATCAAACTAAAAATATTATTGATATTGTTGAAGATAGAAGATTAAATTCCTTGACAGAATATTTTTCAAGATTTTCACTTGAAGCTAGGAATAATGTAAAATATATCTGTATGGATATGTATTCTCCATATATTAGTTTAGTAAAATCTATTTTTCCTGAGTCTGAGATACTATTAGATAAATTTCATATTATTAATTTAGTTAGTAGAGCTTTTAACCAAACTAGAATATCCATTATGAATTCTCTTAAAGATGATTCATTAAAAAGAAAATTAAAACTATTTTGGAAATTACTCCAAAAATATTATCCTGACCTTTGTCAAGAACCATATTATTGTCCAAGCTTTAAATATAAACTTAGTACTAAGCAAAAAGTGGACTATCTTCTAGAAAAGAGTCCTGAATTAGATGTTAATTTTAATATATATCAAGATATTCTTCAAGCAATAAGACATAATAATTTTAAAAGATTTGAAAATATTGTAAAGAAAAATCTAGCCAAAAAGGAGAAAGTATCTAAACAAATGCTTACAGCTTTAAAGACTTTAAAAAAATATATGAAATATATTGAAAATATGTTTAAATCAAACATTACAAATGGGTTGATAGAAGGTTTAAACAATAAAATTAAGTCAATAAAGAGAACAGCATTTGGATATTCAAATTTTAGTAATTTTAAAAAGCGCATATTAATTCAAGCAGGAATTATATCAATTAGTGCTTAATTTTTTAATTCAATAAAGTGATTTAATTAAACAAAAAAGAGAATCTTTTAAGATTTTATTCTCAAAAAAAATTCTCTTTGTTCTGTTAATTGTAAGTCTAAACTTTTTTATCAACACTATTTGACAAACAACCTTAATTATAGCAAAATATTCTATAATAAGGGTGCCATATTATTATTAAGATTTGATTAATTTTAGAAATAAAATTTAACTATTTATTAAAGTCTAAAAACAATACTACAGGACAGTGATCTGAACCTTCTGTTTGAGCATGAATTTCAGCATCAACTAAATTATCTTTAAGTCCTTCTGATACAACAAAATAATCTATTCTCCACCCTGTATTATTTTCTCTTGCTCTTCCTCTATATGACCACCACGAGTAAACTTGCTCTAAGTTTGGATAGAAATACCTAAAAGTATCAATAAAACCACTATCTAAAAGCTCAGTGAATTTACCTCTTTCCTCATCAGTAAAACCTGCATTTCTTCTATTTGTTTTAGGATTTTTTAAATCTATTTCCTTATGCGCAACATTCAAGTCACCACAAACAACAATAGGTTTTTTCTTTTCCAAATTTTTTAAATATTTTCTAAATTCATCTTCCCAAACCATTCTGTAATCAAGTCTTAAAAGCTCATCTTTTGAGTTTGGAGTATAAACTGTAACCATATAAAACTTTTCAAATTCAAGAGTAATAACTCTACCCTCTTTATCATGTTCTTCAATTCCTAAACCATAACTAACTGATAATGGTTCTTGTTTTGTAAAAATTGCAGTTCCTGAATAACCTTTTTTCTCTGCATAGTTCCAATACTGATGATAACCTTTTAATTCCAAATCCAATTGCCCTGCACTTAACTTTGTTTCTTGTAAACAGAATATATCAGCATTTTGTTCATTAAAATAATCTAAAAAACCTTTCTTTATAGCTGCTCTAATCCCATTTACATTCCAAGATATCAATTTCATATTTATTTCCTTTCCTTGTAATATTCAATTAAATATACTACTGCTAGTATATATCCAAATTTTCCTAAGCCTGTTATCTGTCCTATACAAGCAGAAGATGTCATACAAACTGTTCTAAACTCTTCTCTTGCATGAATATTTGAGATATGAACTTCAACAGTTGGTATACTAACTGCCTTTATAGCATCATGAATTGCTACTGAAGTATGAGTATAACCACCCGCATTTAAAATAATTCCATCATATTTTTTATTATATGCTTCTTGGATAAAATTTACTATTTCACCTTCAACATTACTTTGTAAAAATTCAAATTCTATATTTTTATCTTTATACTCTGGATAATCTTCAATATATTTACATAAATCATCATAAGTAAAAGTACCATAGATATTTTTTTCTCTTATTCCTAACATATTCAAATTAGGTCCATTAATTACCATTATTTTCATAAAATTCTTCTACCTTCTTTTTTATTTTTTTTCTAATTTTCTTTTTAAGTTGAGTTGATAATAAAATACCATATAGAATTTCATCAGTTTTCAAAGCTTGTTCAATCAACATATCAAGACCATTTATAGTTTTTAATCCACATTCTTTTGCTTCTTTCAAAAATTTTGTTTCCAAGGGATTATAGATTAAATCTATTGCTATTTTAAATTTTTTTAAAATTTCTTTACTTACTAAATTATCCTCAACATTAGGAAACATTCCAACAGGAGTTGTATTAATTATTATATCTCCTCCTATATTTTCTGGAAATTCTATCTTACTTAACTTATTCTTTCTAAAATAGAAAGTTATATCTTCTGCTTCCATATCCTTTAACACTTTATACACACTGGCACTTGCTCCACCTTTTCCAATAATTGCTATCTTTTTATTTTTTACATCTATATCATTTTTTGCCAGTGTGTACTTAAAGCCATAGTAGTCAGTGTTATCTCCATAGAATTTATTATCTTTTATATATAAAAGATTTATAGCACCTATCCCCTTTGCTTCATCACTTATGTAATTCAATTTATCTAAAAAAGTTTTTTTATAAGGAACAGTTATATTCACTCCTTCAATAGAATTTTCAAGCATATAGTTTTTAAAATTATCTATTTCAGTTTCATCAACTTCATATAACTTATATTCATCTTTAAGTCCCATATCTTCAAAAAAAGTATTATGTAACAATGGAGATAGTGAATGAGAAAGTTTTTTTCCTAGAAGTCCAAATTTTCTCATTTTGATTGAACCTCCTTACTTATATCCATAAGATTTCTTAAAAATTTCTCTATATATACTTTTTCATCTTCACTGATATTTTGAGTACAACCATCTATGATCTCTTGTTCTCTTTGAGGATCAAAAATTTCCATTTTATATTTTTTCTTCAATAAACCAATTTTTTTTGAAACTTCTAATCTTTCTTTAAAAAGAGCCAAAAGTTTATCATCTATTTCATCAATTTTTTTCCTCATTAGCTCTAATTCTATCATCATTTATCTCCTGTTGTATTTCTTGAAAACGTTCAGCTAAATCTTTTTCACTTAGTTGAAGTATAGCTTTACCTTTTTCATCATAAATAATAACTATTCCCTTTTCAAAATTATAGGTATAATTCTTTCTTCCTTTTTCATCATAATAGTTCCAAATACCTGCCATATTATCATTAATTATCTTTCCTTCACTTATTATGACACCTTTTTCATCATAATTTTTCATAATACCTTCTTCTTCATTTGCCATTATATTGTAGACAATTTCTGTTTTTAACTTTCCATTTTCATAGAAATATTGCCAAATTCCAGCTTTTCTGTTATTGATAAAGAACTGTTTTGATTGTATCTTTCCATTAGGATAATAAACACTAATAGGACCATTCAAAATTCCTTTTTTTAAGATATTTATTTTATCTGGATTAAAAAGATTTTTTGACAATTTACTAACTGCTAATAATTCAAGACCTACAAATAATAACAAAAACAAAAAAATTTTTTTAATTTTCATAGACTATCCCTCTCACCTTTTTATTTAATATCCTTTTTATTTTATCATTTTTTTTTAGAAATGTAACCATAAAATATGTTATAATATAAATTATTAATTTTTAGAGGTAGAAATGAAAAAAAATTTAGTTATAGATGATGATATTGTTGAAAATAAAACTCTTTATAAAAAAGTAAATGATATACAAAAAGAAAGAGAAAATGAAAAAGTAAATGATTTAATAGTTAAAAGGAAAAGTATTATTGTTTCATTTTTCTTAATATTAATCGTACTTGGATGTATCAATTTTTTTAGTTCTATATCAAGATTTGATAACAAGATAATGCTTGCTAAGATTATTAAACAATCTATGATCTTACTTGTTTCTTTATTAATTTTTGGAGTAACCATAAAATTTGGAAATACAATCCATAAAATAATAACCAAACCTGGTTTTAGATTTTCAATTTTAATAAGTAGTTTAGTAACTTTTCTGATTATTGCCTATGGTCCAGAAAGTTTATTTCCAACTATAAATGGTGGTAAAGGTTGGGTTCACATGGGACCTATAAGTCTACAGATTTCTGAACTTTTTAAAGTTCCATTTATCATGCTTTTAGCAAATATACTTGCCAGAGGAAAAGATGATAATAAAAAAATTCCTTATATAAAAAATTTCTTCTCTGTTCTTTTTTATACTCTTATATTCTTTATGCTGATAACATTTGCTTTACATGATATGGGAACAGCTATACATTATGCTATGATCGCTAGTTTCATAATATTTTTATCAGATATTCCAAATAAGGTTATTTTTCCAGCATTTTTTGTATTATTTTTCTCTATACCAGGACTGCTTTATTTAGCACTTCACTTTTCATCTGGTTATAAACAACATAGAGTGAAGGCATTTATAGATGGAATTTTACATGGTAACTATACTAGAGAAGATGCTTACCAAATTTATCAATCTCTTATTGCTTTTGGGACAGGTGGAATATTAGGTAAAGGTTTAGGTAATGGTGTACAAAAATATAACTATATACCAGAAGTTGAAACGGACTTTGCAATAGCAAACTTTGCAGAAGAAACAGGTTTTGTTGGTATGGTTATTATTCTTTTCTCACTCTTCTCATTATTTTTCTTGATAATGGGAGTTGCTAATAACTCAAAATCATATTTTTCTAAGTATCTTGTTGGGGGAATAGCAGGCTATCTGATAACACAAGTTATAATAAATATTGGAGTTGCAATAGGATTAATTCCTGTATTTGGTATTCCTTTACCATTTATAAGTTCAGGAGGTTCATCACTTCTTGCTATATCAATAGCTATGGGACTTGTTATATATGTCAATAATACTCAAACTTTAAAATAGAGTAAAGCTTTACAAAGTAAGTTCATGGTGCTATAATCTTTTGAATAGCAAAAATATTTTAATTAGAGGTAAAAAAAATGGAAATGAAAGATATAATAGAAAAAGTAAATTACTATGCAAAATTGAGTAAAGAAAGAAAACTTACGGAAGAAGAAACAAAAGATAGAGAAATATATAGAAGAATGTATTTAGATCAATTTAAAGCACAGGTAAGAGAACATTTAGATAATATAGAAATTGTAGATGATAAAGATTTTAAAAACTAGGGGGATAATATGATTATTGTAAAAGATATTTTTAGACATGGAGAAGATTATCTAAACAAAGAGATAGAGCTTTTTGGTTGGGTAAGAAAGATAAGAGACCAAAAGAAATTTGGTTTTATTGAATTAAATGATGGTTCATTCTTTAAGGGAGTACAAATAGTTTTTGAAGAAGGGCTTGAAAATTTTGATGAAGTTTCAAGACTTTCAATAGCATCTACTATTAAAGTAAAGGGAACTCTTGTTAAATCAGAGGGTAGTGGGCAAGATCTAGAAGTTAAAGCTCATAAAATAGAAATATTCCAAAAAGCAGATTTAGAATATCCATTACAAAATAAAAGACATACTTTTGAATATTTAAGAACTAAGGCTCATTTAAGAGCAAGAACAAATACTTTCTCTGCAGTATTTAGAGTTAGATCTGTACTTGCTTATGCAATACATAAATTTTTCCAAGAAAATAACTTTGTTTATGTTCACACTCCAATTATAACTGGTTCTGATGCTGAAGGTGCTGGAGAAATGTTTAGAATTACAACTCTTGACTTAAATAAAGTACCTAAAAAAGAAAATGGAGAAGTTGATTTCTCTAAAGACTTCTTTGGTAAATCTACAAACTTAACAGTTAGTGGTCAATTAAATGTTGAAACTTTCTGTGCTGCATTTAGAAATGTTTATACTTTTGGACCAACATTTAGAGCAGAATACTCAAATACAGCAAGACATGCTTCAGAATTTTGGATGATAGAACCTGAAATAGCTTTTGGAGATTTAGGTGCTAATATGGAGCTTGCAGAAGCTATGGTAAAATATATCATTAAATATGTTATGGATAATTGTCCTGAAGAAATGGAATTCTTTAACTCATTTATTGAAAAAGGACTATTTGATAAATTAAATAATGTACTTAACAATGATTTTGGTAGAGTTACTTATACAGAAGCAATAGAAATTTTAGAAAAATCTGGAAAGAAATTTGAATTTCCTGTTAAATGGGGAATAGACTTACAAAGTGAACATGAAAGATATTTAGCAGAAGAATATTTTAAAAAACCAGTGTTTGTAACTGATTATCCAAAAGAAATTAAGGCTTTCTATATGAAACTTAATGAAGATAATAAAACAGTTAGAGCCATGGACTTATTAGCACCAGGAATTGGAGAAATAATTGGTGGTTCTCAAAGAGAAGATAGCTTTGAACTTCTTACAAAGAGAATGAAAGAACTTGGACTTAATGAAGATGACTATGAATTTTATTTAGATTTAAGAAGATTTGGAAGTTTCCCTCACTCTGGATATGGATTAGGTTTTGAAAGAATGATGATGTATCTAACTGGTATGCAAAATATCAGAGATGTAATACCTTTCCCAAGAACTCCAAATAATGCAGAATTTTAATAAGGATAAAAATGAAAAAGAAAATAAAAGAAGTTATTGTTGTTGAAGGAAAAGATGATATTTCAGCAGTTAAAAATGCTGTTGATGCAGAAGTTTTTCAAGTCAATGGTCATGCTGTTAGAAAAAATAAAAGTATAGAAATATTAAAACTTGCATATGAAAATAAGGGACTTATAATTTTAACAGACCCTGACTATGCAGGTGAAGAAATAAGAAAATACTTATGTAAACACTTTCCTAATGCAAAAAATGCTTATATTTCTCGTATAAGTGGAACAAAAGATGGAGATATTGGAGTTGAAAATGCCTCTCCTGAAGATATTATCACTGCACTTGAAAAGGCAAGATTTAGTTTAGACAATTCAGAGAATATTTTTAACTTAGATTTGATGATAGACTATAATTTAATAGGAAAAGATAATTCGGCTGATTTAAGAGCTTTGCTTGGTGCTGAACTAGGGATAGGCTATTCAAATGGAAAACAATTTATGGCTAAACTAAATAGATATGGAATAAGTCTTGAAGAATTTAAAAAGGCTTACGAGAAAATTAATAAGAAATAAGAACAGAAGAAGTTATTGTAAAATTGCAATAGCTTCTTTTTTACTATATAAAAGTAATTGATTTAAAACAAAAAATACAATACAATTAAAGATATATAACTAAGAGAGAAAATAGGAGAACTATATTATGAAAATAAAATTAAAAATACAATCTTTGGATGAATGGGAATTAGATGGAATGGAGTTTGAATGTACATTACCAATTATTAGAAACAGAACCATAATATTTGGAGCTTATAATATGAATTTTGAAATAACAGATAATATATGGTATCAATTGCCAGAAGAATATAAAAGAAAAATATATAATAATTATCGTAAAAAGGTTATAAAAAATATGTTAGTTACAATAACCAATATTACTGCATATAGTTTTAATATTAAATTTCATGATAAATTAAAAGATGAAATAATAATGGAAGAAATTTATGAAAATTTTGATAGGAATAGAAAAATTGAAAGTTTTCTACCTAGTTGTGATTTTCCATACTCATCTATGTCTATTTATTTTCAATATTTAGGAGAGATTTATGTAGAATTTGATTTAGATGAATTAATAGCTTATAGTGAAGAAGAAAGGATATTGGGATATTCTAAATTGATGAAAGATGTTAATTATAGAAAAG is part of the Fusobacterium nucleatum genome and encodes:
- a CDS encoding toxin-antitoxin system YwqK family antitoxin — its product is MKIKKIFLFLLLFVGLELLAVSKLSKNLFNPDKINILKKGILNGPISVYYPNGKIQSKQFFINNRKAGIWQYFYENGKLKTEIVYNIMANEEEGIMKNYDEKGVIISEGKIINDNMAGIWNYYDEKGRKNYTYNFEKGIVIIYDEKGKAILQLSEKDLAERFQEIQQEINDDRIRANEEKN
- a CDS encoding DUF896 domain-containing protein; its protein translation is MEMKDIIEKVNYYAKLSKERKLTEEETKDREIYRRMYLDQFKAQVREHLDNIEIVDDKDFKN
- the asnS gene encoding asparagine--tRNA ligase; translated protein: MIIVKDIFRHGEDYLNKEIELFGWVRKIRDQKKFGFIELNDGSFFKGVQIVFEEGLENFDEVSRLSIASTIKVKGTLVKSEGSGQDLEVKAHKIEIFQKADLEYPLQNKRHTFEYLRTKAHLRARTNTFSAVFRVRSVLAYAIHKFFQENNFVYVHTPIITGSDAEGAGEMFRITTLDLNKVPKKENGEVDFSKDFFGKSTNLTVSGQLNVETFCAAFRNVYTFGPTFRAEYSNTARHASEFWMIEPEIAFGDLGANMELAEAMVKYIIKYVMDNCPEEMEFFNSFIEKGLFDKLNNVLNNDFGRVTYTEAIEILEKSGKKFEFPVKWGIDLQSEHERYLAEEYFKKPVFVTDYPKEIKAFYMKLNEDNKTVRAMDLLAPGIGEIIGGSQREDSFELLTKRMKELGLNEDDYEFYLDLRRFGSFPHSGYGLGFERMMMYLTGMQNIRDVIPFPRTPNNAEF
- a CDS encoding shikimate dehydrogenase, coding for MRKFGLLGKKLSHSLSPLLHNTFFEDMGLKDEYKLYEVDETEIDNFKNYMLENSIEGVNITVPYKKTFLDKLNYISDEAKGIGAINLLYIKDNKFYGDNTDYYGFKYTLAKNDIDVKNKKIAIIGKGGASASVYKVLKDMEAEDITFYFRKNKLSKIEFPENIGGDIIINTTPVGMFPNVEDNLVSKEILKKFKIAIDLIYNPLETKFLKEAKECGLKTINGLDMLIEQALKTDEILYGILLSTQLKKKIRKKIKKKVEEFYENNGN
- the aroQ gene encoding type II 3-dehydroquinate dehydratase; this translates as MKIMVINGPNLNMLGIREKNIYGTFTYDDLCKYIEDYPEYKDKNIEFEFLQSNVEGEIVNFIQEAYNKKYDGIILNAGGYTHTSVAIHDAIKAVSIPTVEVHISNIHAREEFRTVCMTSSACIGQITGLGKFGYILAVVYLIEYYKERK
- a CDS encoding chorismate mutase, translated to MIELELMRKKIDEIDDKLLALFKERLEVSKKIGLLKKKYKMEIFDPQREQEIIDGCTQNISEDEKVYIEKFLRNLMDISKEVQSK
- a CDS encoding FtsW/RodA/SpoVE family cell cycle protein — its product is MKKNLVIDDDIVENKTLYKKVNDIQKERENEKVNDLIVKRKSIIVSFFLILIVLGCINFFSSISRFDNKIMLAKIIKQSMILLVSLLIFGVTIKFGNTIHKIITKPGFRFSILISSLVTFLIIAYGPESLFPTINGGKGWVHMGPISLQISELFKVPFIMLLANILARGKDDNKKIPYIKNFFSVLFYTLIFFMLITFALHDMGTAIHYAMIASFIIFLSDIPNKVIFPAFFVLFFSIPGLLYLALHFSSGYKQHRVKAFIDGILHGNYTREDAYQIYQSLIAFGTGGILGKGLGNGVQKYNYIPEVETDFAIANFAEETGFVGMVIILFSLFSLFFLIMGVANNSKSYFSKYLVGGIAGYLITQVIINIGVAIGLIPVFGIPLPFISSGGSSLLAISIAMGLVIYVNNTQTLK
- the xth gene encoding exodeoxyribonuclease III, yielding MKLISWNVNGIRAAIKKGFLDYFNEQNADIFCLQETKLSAGQLDLELKGYHQYWNYAEKKGYSGTAIFTKQEPLSVSYGLGIEEHDKEGRVITLEFEKFYMVTVYTPNSKDELLRLDYRMVWEDEFRKYLKNLEKKKPIVVCGDLNVAHKEIDLKNPKTNRRNAGFTDEERGKFTELLDSGFIDTFRYFYPNLEQVYSWWSYRGRARENNTGWRIDYFVVSEGLKDNLVDAEIHAQTEGSDHCPVVLFLDFNK
- a CDS encoding ISL3 family transposase encodes the protein MISLSLSNFIKTILNIQDDNISFPEEDYCHIIQKANYVIKVFKGFLKSNYCSCPHCNSKNIDGAMSFIFADYQTKNIIDIVEDRRLNSLTEYFSRFSLEARNNVKYICMDMYSPYISLVKSIFPESEILLDKFHIINLVSRAFNQTRISIMNSLKDDSLKRKLKLFWKLLQKYYPDLCQEPYYCPSFKYKLSTKQKVDYLLEKSPELDVNFNIYQDILQAIRHNNFKRFENIVKKNLAKKEKVSKQMLTALKTLKKYMKYIENMFKSNITNGLIEGLNNKIKSIKRTAFGYSNFSNFKKRILIQAGIISISA
- the rnmV gene encoding ribonuclease M5, coding for MKKKIKEVIVVEGKDDISAVKNAVDAEVFQVNGHAVRKNKSIEILKLAYENKGLIILTDPDYAGEEIRKYLCKHFPNAKNAYISRISGTKDGDIGVENASPEDIITALEKARFSLDNSENIFNLDLMIDYNLIGKDNSADLRALLGAELGIGYSNGKQFMAKLNRYGISLEEFKKAYEKINKK